The Alphaproteobacteria bacterium 33-17 genome includes a window with the following:
- a CDS encoding membrane protein insertion efficiency factor YidD, with protein sequence MKNNNLAYYLFLPPLLLYRYIISPIIPRSCRFKPSCSCYMIEAIRIHGFYGLYLGLKRLIKCHPFAPWGFDPVPEYRDKMEKKNGKYKKHN encoded by the coding sequence ATGAAAAACAATAACTTAGCATACTATTTATTTTTACCTCCTTTATTACTTTACAGATACATAATTTCGCCTATAATCCCTAGATCATGTAGGTTTAAACCATCCTGCTCATGTTATATGATTGAAGCTATAAGGATCCATGGTTTTTATGGATTATACTTGGGTTTAAAGAGGCTAATTAAATGCCATCCTTTTGCACCATGGGGCTTTGATCCTGTTCCTGAGTATAGGGATAAAATGGAAAAGAAAAATGGAAAATATAAAAAGCATAATTAA
- a CDS encoding ribonuclease P protein component: protein MRSFSALTGDNNFKAIKFKAKKIHSQNFIMCARLSKSGAFCLGVITSRKLGNAVKRNKIRRRIKAALHDILRSFELPLDIVIIPRAIIFSKPYQEIEAELQNLVSSFYEKQ from the coding sequence GTGCGTAGTTTTTCTGCTTTAACGGGTGATAATAATTTTAAAGCCATAAAGTTCAAAGCAAAAAAAATACACTCTCAAAATTTTATAATGTGCGCTAGGCTTTCAAAGTCTGGCGCTTTTTGTCTTGGTGTAATTACCTCCAGAAAATTGGGTAACGCAGTAAAACGTAACAAGATAAGAAGGCGCATTAAAGCTGCCCTACATGATATTCTAAGGTCATTTGAATTGCCTTTGGACATAGTTATTATTCCAAGAGCTATAATTTTTAGTAAGCCATATCAAGAAATAGAGGCAGAACTTCAAAATCTGGTATCAAGTTTTTATGAAAAACAATAA
- a CDS encoding acyl-phosphate glycerol 3-phosphate acyltransferase produces MDQYIIFLYSYLIGSIPFGLIIARVFAGKDIRKEGSGNIGTTNVLRTVGKKSALLTLLLDGIKGVIAILITQILFKYHPYDVYLSGFAAIIGHMFPIWLKFKGGKGVATSAFVLLYINPILGLTTIGTWIIVFYLSRISSLSAIVAAALSPVYAITMFTSEDLPIFCFVISSLVLVKHASNFKRIIRGEEKPFK; encoded by the coding sequence ATGGATCAGTATATTATATTTTTATATTCCTATTTAATAGGATCAATACCCTTTGGTCTTATAATTGCCAGAGTTTTTGCAGGCAAAGACATCCGCAAAGAAGGCTCAGGTAATATTGGCACTACAAATGTCTTAAGAACAGTTGGTAAAAAATCGGCACTACTTACCTTATTATTGGATGGAATAAAAGGCGTGATTGCCATACTTATAACTCAGATACTTTTTAAATATCATCCCTACGATGTCTATCTATCTGGATTTGCTGCGATTATAGGTCACATGTTTCCTATTTGGCTTAAGTTTAAAGGCGGAAAAGGCGTTGCAACATCTGCTTTTGTACTTTTATATATAAATCCTATATTAGGATTAACAACAATAGGAACCTGGATTATTGTATTCTATCTTTCACGTATATCATCTTTATCAGCTATAGTTGCGGCTGCATTATCGCCAGTATATGCTATTACAATGTTTACCAGTGAAGATTTGCCAATTTTTTGTTTTGTGATATCATCCCTGGTGCTAGTAAAACATGCTAGCAATTTTAAAAGAATAATTAGGGGCGAAGAAAAGCCATTTAAATAG
- a CDS encoding tRNA 2-thiouridine(34) synthase MnmA: MLTAPHLTKPIRDTKIIVAMSGGVDSSVVAALLHEAGYQVIGVTLQLYDLAVTLEKKGACCAGQDIYDAKNVADKIGFPHYVLNYESLFKESVIEEFADSYMNGETPIPCVKCNQSVKFRDLLKVAKDLGADGLATGHYIQKTYINNEPVLLKGNDETKDQSYFLFATTKEQLNYTFFPLGHMNKTETREHAARFGLDVANKSDSQDICFVPNGDYASVISKLRPGALDAGDIVDMEGKVLGRHTGIINYTIGQRKGLGIAAANPLYVVKIDAENKKVIVGSEDDLKSKNFFISGLNWLGITDFPEEGLDCFVKLRSTHKGAHAHISKTDDNKYKVTMFDPERAVTPGQACVMYDENKVLGGGWITRDHLK, encoded by the coding sequence ATGCTTACAGCCCCTCATCTAACTAAACCTATTCGTGATACCAAAATTATCGTCGCCATGTCTGGAGGCGTTGACAGCTCAGTTGTTGCAGCCCTGCTGCATGAAGCTGGTTATCAGGTAATTGGCGTAACACTGCAGCTATATGACCTTGCCGTAACTCTCGAGAAAAAAGGTGCCTGCTGCGCAGGGCAGGATATTTACGATGCAAAAAACGTTGCAGATAAAATAGGCTTTCCACACTATGTTTTAAACTACGAAAGCCTTTTTAAAGAGTCTGTTATTGAAGAATTTGCTGATAGTTATATGAATGGCGAAACCCCCATTCCATGTGTTAAATGTAATCAATCTGTTAAATTTCGTGACTTATTGAAGGTTGCTAAAGATTTAGGAGCTGACGGGCTTGCTACTGGTCATTATATACAAAAAACCTATATAAATAATGAACCCGTATTACTTAAAGGAAATGACGAAACAAAAGATCAAAGTTACTTTTTGTTTGCAACCACTAAAGAGCAGCTAAATTATACGTTTTTCCCACTTGGACATATGAATAAAACCGAAACCAGAGAACATGCAGCTCGCTTTGGACTTGATGTTGCTAATAAAAGTGATAGTCAGGATATTTGTTTTGTACCAAATGGGGATTATGCATCCGTTATATCTAAACTAAGACCTGGCGCATTAGATGCAGGTGATATTGTAGATATGGAAGGCAAAGTATTAGGCAGGCATACAGGAATTATTAACTACACAATAGGTCAAAGAAAAGGTCTTGGTATAGCAGCAGCAAATCCGCTATATGTAGTGAAAATTGACGCTGAAAACAAGAAAGTAATTGTCGGAAGTGAAGATGATCTTAAAAGCAAAAACTTTTTCATATCTGGTCTTAATTGGCTGGGAATTACAGATTTTCCTGAAGAAGGCTTAGATTGCTTTGTAAAATTACGCTCTACCCATAAAGGCGCACATGCCCATATCAGTAAAACTGACGATAATAAATATAAAGTTACTATGTTTGATCCTGAAAGAGCGGTAACCCCTGGTCAGGCTTGCGTTATGTATGATGAAAATAAGGTTTTAGGTGGCGGCTGGATCACGCGTGACCATTTAAAGTAA
- a CDS encoding phosphoglucosamine mutase has protein sequence MNLFGTDGIRGVANFGNLRPDVVMKVAVALSGLLSQKSSRQHAKVVIGKDTRLSGYMIENALTAGFIASGIDVFLLGPVPTPAVAMLTKSMRADVGIMISASHNPYQDNGIKIFGPDGYKISDDLQKEVSRIIENDNWEIYLAGSSDLGKAKRIDDAHGRYIEFLKATLPKRMSLTGMKIVLDAANGAAYSVGPVILSELGADVIAIGDNPNGYNINEKCGSTYPGFLVQKVLENQADIGIALDGDADRVIIVDSKGEIIDGDKILALIAMNWKKNGKLTQNKIVTTVMANKALEDFLNDYGIEVIRTAVGDRYVMQEMHNNNINLGGEQSGHIILSDFAYTGDGLLAALQILSVMVEAGLNSLDISDLFKPYPQILKNVRLCDTNYDSAKISDLVDEITKETGARILVRKSGTEPLIRIMVEAENEELLGSIADKIENAVIS, from the coding sequence ATGAACTTATTCGGCACAGATGGTATTAGAGGAGTTGCAAATTTTGGTAATTTAAGACCTGACGTTGTCATGAAAGTAGCTGTGGCATTATCTGGCTTGTTGTCACAAAAATCAAGCAGGCAGCATGCTAAAGTAGTAATAGGTAAAGATACAAGGCTATCAGGGTATATGATTGAGAATGCCTTAACAGCAGGATTTATTGCAAGTGGTATTGACGTGTTTTTATTAGGACCAGTCCCAACTCCAGCAGTAGCAATGCTTACAAAATCTATGAGAGCAGACGTTGGTATTATGATTTCAGCATCTCATAATCCATATCAAGATAACGGGATTAAAATTTTTGGACCAGATGGTTATAAAATATCTGATGATTTGCAAAAAGAAGTATCAAGGATAATTGAAAATGATAACTGGGAGATATACCTAGCGGGATCATCTGATCTTGGTAAGGCAAAAAGAATAGATGATGCACACGGAAGATATATAGAGTTTTTAAAAGCAACTCTGCCTAAAAGAATGTCACTAACTGGTATGAAAATAGTTCTGGATGCGGCAAATGGTGCAGCATACTCAGTAGGACCTGTAATTTTATCGGAACTAGGCGCTGATGTTATAGCTATTGGTGATAATCCAAATGGATATAACATAAATGAAAAATGCGGATCAACTTACCCAGGCTTTTTAGTTCAAAAAGTGCTTGAAAATCAAGCTGATATAGGAATTGCTCTAGATGGTGATGCAGATAGAGTAATAATTGTCGATAGCAAAGGTGAAATTATCGATGGAGATAAAATTTTAGCTCTGATTGCTATGAACTGGAAAAAAAACGGAAAGCTTACACAAAACAAAATTGTTACTACTGTGATGGCTAATAAGGCTTTGGAAGACTTCCTAAACGATTACGGTATAGAAGTTATTCGCACTGCCGTAGGCGACAGGTACGTTATGCAGGAAATGCATAACAATAATATAAATTTAGGTGGTGAACAATCTGGTCATATTATTCTCTCAGATTTTGCCTATACAGGTGATGGGTTACTGGCTGCGCTTCAAATATTAAGCGTAATGGTAGAAGCTGGACTTAATAGCCTTGATATTAGCGATTTATTTAAGCCATACCCTCAAATTCTTAAAAATGTAAGGCTTTGTGACACAAATTATGATTCTGCTAAGATATCAGACTTAGTTGACGAAATAACTAAGGAAACTGGCGCTAGGATTTTAGTAAGAAAATCAGGTACTGAGCCATTAATAAGGATTATGGTTGAAGCAGAAAATGAAGAGCTTTTAGGTAGCATTGCTGATAAAATAGAAAATGCTGTAATTAGCTAG